Proteins from a single region of Murdochiella vaginalis:
- a CDS encoding co-chaperone YbbN, producing MKKIDAQEFRTLVLERKGVCLVDFTATWCGPCQMLAPVLEEISAAGHTVYTVDVDEEGPLAMEYRVSGVPTMVFFKDGEKKEQLVGLTPKQTILDKLAYYEN from the coding sequence ATGAAAAAAATTGATGCGCAAGAATTTCGCACCCTCGTTTTAGAGAGAAAGGGTGTATGCCTGGTGGACTTTACCGCAACGTGGTGCGGTCCTTGCCAGATGCTGGCTCCCGTTCTGGAAGAAATCAGTGCCGCTGGCCATACGGTATATACGGTCGATGTGGATGAAGAAGGTCCGTTGGCTATGGAATATCGCGTTTCCGGCGTCCCGACGATGGTGTTTTTTAAGGACGGAGAAAAGAAGGAACAGCTGGTCGGGCTGACACCGAAGCAGACGATTCTGGATAAATTGGCCTACTATGAAAACTGA
- a CDS encoding HAD family hydrolase has protein sequence MKTVILFDLDGTLLYTLPSITAAMNRTLQRFGLREISLERVRELVGNSSRYLVEHATQESGASGWTYEQTEHFLDAYNADYLAHPIEGTTPYPGTEALLDALKKQGKQIWVYSNKPDAIVHEVVKHFFGDRFDCLRGYREDTPRKPDPAGVYAMLKESGKQVTDVLYVGDSEVDWKMAQAAGLDMLLLSYGFRTEEELRQTTTATSFIATPEALERALLES, from the coding sequence TTGAAAACTGTCATCCTGTTCGATTTGGACGGCACGTTGCTCTATACACTGCCTTCCATTACGGCGGCCATGAATCGCACGCTGCAACGTTTCGGCTTGCGAGAGATCTCTTTAGAGCGCGTGCGGGAACTCGTCGGCAACAGCTCTCGCTATTTGGTGGAGCATGCAACGCAAGAAAGCGGCGCAAGCGGATGGACCTATGAACAAACCGAACACTTTCTGGACGCCTATAATGCCGATTATCTGGCGCATCCCATTGAAGGTACGACACCCTATCCGGGTACAGAGGCGCTGTTGGACGCCTTAAAAAAACAGGGAAAACAGATATGGGTCTACTCCAATAAGCCGGATGCGATTGTACACGAGGTGGTGAAGCATTTCTTCGGAGATCGTTTCGATTGCCTTCGCGGCTATCGGGAAGACACGCCGAGGAAACCGGATCCGGCAGGGGTATATGCCATGCTGAAGGAAAGTGGAAAACAGGTTACGGACGTTCTTTATGTTGGCGATAGTGAAGTGGATTGGAAAATGGCACAGGCGGCGGGCTTGGACATGCTTCTGCTTTCTTACGGTTTTCGTACCGAAGAGGAACTGCGACAAACGACGACGGCAACGTCATTTATTGCCACACCGGAGGCATTGGAGCGCGCTTTGTTGGAATCCTGA
- the murI gene encoding glutamate racemase, whose product MKRPIGFFDSGVGGFSVLRRAMETVHRPMTYIGDTKRMPYGLRTPQEVEAFTIQCLHELEKQNPVAAVIACNTATVFALQHAKETFSFPVIGVIDPACRYAVQASRTKKIALLATRATVLSGSYQKALEDMDPSVEVISCETSDLVVAIEHGHFDDETAEKLIGQYLDQIASFPYDTLILGCTHLPLALPIFRKFFPEGSGVTLVDPAEPTLNEILRVVPKASTEEGSIEFLATGDVAAFQQVAERFLDLSGRQVNFKQLNVESMGGMK is encoded by the coding sequence ATGAAACGACCCATTGGTTTTTTTGATAGCGGCGTAGGCGGCTTCTCCGTGTTGCGTCGCGCCATGGAAACCGTGCATAGGCCCATGACATACATTGGGGATACCAAGCGTATGCCATATGGATTGCGGACTCCGCAGGAAGTGGAGGCGTTCACCATCCAGTGCCTTCACGAATTGGAAAAACAGAATCCCGTTGCTGCCGTGATTGCTTGTAACACAGCGACGGTTTTTGCCTTGCAACATGCTAAGGAAACGTTCTCTTTCCCGGTCATCGGCGTGATTGACCCGGCATGTCGCTATGCGGTTCAGGCTTCACGAACCAAAAAAATCGCGCTACTGGCAACCCGGGCTACAGTGCTTAGTGGCAGCTACCAAAAGGCCTTGGAAGACATGGATCCTTCCGTGGAAGTGATCAGCTGTGAAACTTCGGATTTGGTGGTGGCCATTGAGCATGGGCATTTTGATGATGAAACAGCGGAGAAACTCATTGGTCAGTATTTGGATCAGATTGCTTCTTTTCCGTATGACACGCTGATTCTCGGCTGTACGCATCTTCCCCTAGCGCTCCCGATTTTCCGGAAATTTTTTCCGGAGGGAAGCGGCGTCACTCTTGTTGATCCTGCGGAACCTACGCTGAATGAAATTCTGCGCGTTGTTCCAAAGGCATCCACAGAAGAGGGGAGTATCGAGTTTTTGGCAACCGGTGACGTTGCCGCGTTTCAACAAGTCGCCGAACGCTTTTTGGATTTGTCCGGTCGACAGGTCAACTTCAAGCAATTGAATGTTGAGTCTATGGGAGGGATGAAATGA
- a CDS encoding NAD(P)/FAD-dependent oxidoreductase, protein MKTDLSASMGVPVSKTNNERAGSPEQALYDVAVVGSGPAGLSAALNAAIRQKSVVLFGASRSERLLQTESVENYLGLPGESGETLLDKFLAHVRQYPDIVRRQENVQIIYDMGEAIGLLLAENEIIRARSVILATGVNFGTPLPGEEKFLGKGVGYCATCDAALYKDRPVVVVGYNEEAITEVNFIAEMASSVVFVNCTGREYSLAKGVQEIRQKPLEILGDDRARALRLEEEVLEADGFFLLRDARAADALVPGIALEGRHVAVDRNMATNLPGIFAAGDLVGTPYQINVACGRGQIAGLAAARYATMRSASVK, encoded by the coding sequence ATGAAAACTGATTTGTCGGCATCGATGGGCGTTCCTGTATCGAAAACGAACAACGAGCGCGCGGGATCACCCGAGCAGGCTCTATACGATGTTGCCGTGGTCGGAAGCGGCCCTGCCGGCCTTTCCGCTGCACTGAATGCGGCCATTCGACAAAAGTCCGTCGTGCTCTTTGGCGCCTCGCGTAGCGAACGTCTGTTGCAGACGGAATCGGTCGAAAATTATTTGGGCCTTCCCGGAGAATCGGGAGAAACGCTGCTGGATAAATTTTTAGCGCATGTTCGGCAATATCCCGACATTGTCCGTCGTCAGGAAAATGTGCAGATCATCTATGACATGGGGGAAGCCATCGGGTTGCTTCTTGCTGAAAACGAAATTATTCGGGCCAGAAGCGTGATCCTGGCAACCGGGGTCAACTTTGGCACACCGCTTCCGGGGGAAGAAAAATTCCTGGGAAAGGGCGTCGGATACTGCGCGACGTGCGATGCGGCACTCTATAAGGATCGCCCCGTTGTGGTCGTTGGCTATAATGAAGAAGCGATAACGGAGGTGAACTTCATTGCCGAAATGGCGTCCTCCGTCGTATTTGTCAATTGTACCGGGCGGGAATACTCCCTTGCGAAAGGCGTTCAGGAAATTCGACAGAAACCGCTGGAAATCCTGGGCGACGATCGCGCCCGTGCGCTGCGTCTGGAAGAAGAGGTGTTGGAAGCGGACGGATTTTTCCTCCTGCGCGATGCACGGGCGGCGGATGCGCTGGTGCCGGGCATTGCCCTGGAGGGGCGACACGTCGCGGTCGATCGGAATATGGCAACCAACCTTCCGGGGATTTTTGCCGCAGGGGATCTCGTCGGAACGCCGTATCAGATTAACGTAGCCTGTGGACGTGGGCAGATTGCCGGGCTTGCGGCGGCACGCTATGCCACCATGCGTTCGGCAAGCGTAAAATAG
- a CDS encoding Glu/Leu/Phe/Val dehydrogenase: MTDTLNPLVAAQEKVKAACEKLGADPAVYELLKEPQRVIEITIPVKMDDGTLKTFKGWRSAHNSAVGPCKGGVRFHPNVNVDEVKALSLWMTFKGGALGLPYGGAKGGICVDPAELSQKELEQLCRGYIRGLYKYLGERIDIPAPDVNTNGQIMSWFLDEYIKLNGDRMDVGTFTGKPVEFGGSLGRNAATGFGVSIVVREAAKRFGLDIKTAKIAVQGFGNVGNFTVKSINRQGGKVCALAEWDRKEGNYALYNENGLDYDKMWAYKQEHGTLIGYPDAKQISEEEFWTGTYDILIPAALENVITADLAKKLNVKLICEAANGPTTPEGDKVLAERNITLTPDILTNSGGVLVSYYEWVQNQYGYYWTEEEVETKQEADMMKAIEGVFGICDEYKVTPREGVYMYAIQSIEKAMKLRGWY, translated from the coding sequence ATGACAGATACATTAAATCCACTGGTAGCTGCACAAGAAAAAGTCAAAGCCGCATGTGAGAAGTTGGGCGCGGATCCGGCAGTTTACGAACTGCTGAAAGAGCCCCAGCGCGTGATCGAAATCACAATTCCGGTAAAAATGGACGATGGCACATTGAAGACCTTCAAAGGCTGGCGCTCGGCGCATAACTCGGCCGTCGGCCCCTGCAAGGGCGGCGTCCGTTTCCATCCGAACGTTAACGTGGATGAAGTAAAAGCCTTGTCGCTGTGGATGACCTTCAAGGGCGGCGCACTCGGTCTTCCGTACGGCGGCGCAAAGGGCGGCATCTGTGTTGATCCGGCAGAACTTTCCCAGAAAGAATTAGAGCAGCTTTGCCGTGGCTATATCCGTGGCCTTTACAAATATCTTGGCGAGCGCATCGATATTCCGGCACCGGACGTCAACACCAATGGCCAGATCATGAGCTGGTTCCTGGATGAATACATTAAATTGAACGGCGACAGAATGGATGTCGGCACTTTCACGGGCAAGCCGGTAGAATTCGGTGGATCCTTGGGACGTAACGCAGCGACGGGCTTTGGTGTTTCCATCGTGGTTCGTGAAGCGGCGAAGCGCTTCGGCCTGGACATCAAAACGGCTAAGATTGCTGTACAGGGCTTCGGCAATGTCGGTAACTTCACGGTAAAGAGCATCAACCGTCAGGGCGGAAAAGTTTGCGCTTTGGCTGAGTGGGATCGTAAAGAAGGCAACTATGCCCTCTACAACGAGAATGGCCTCGACTACGACAAGATGTGGGCATACAAACAAGAGCATGGCACGCTGATCGGTTACCCCGATGCAAAACAAATTTCTGAAGAGGAATTCTGGACAGGAACCTATGACATCCTGATTCCGGCAGCTCTTGAGAACGTCATCACGGCGGACTTGGCCAAGAAGTTGAACGTCAAACTCATTTGCGAAGCGGCGAACGGCCCGACCACACCGGAAGGCGACAAAGTATTGGCCGAAAGAAATATCACGCTGACTCCGGACATTCTGACCAACTCCGGCGGCGTTCTGGTTTCCTACTATGAGTGGGTACAGAACCAGTATGGCTACTACTGGACGGAAGAAGAAGTCGAAACGAAGCAGGAAGCGGACATGATGAAAGCCATCGAAGGCGTCTTCGGCATCTGCGATGAATACAAGGTCACTCCGCGTGAAGGCGTTTATATGTACGCCATCCAGTCGATCGAAAAGGCTATGAAGCTGCGCGGTTGGTACTAA
- a CDS encoding DegV family protein, translating to MAIRIIIDSASDYTKEEAEREGMLFVPMGVAFEEDAYLDGVNLTKEEFYNRLIERGENPVSSQPSPQHLMEAFQTVVDAGDYGILLTMGSSLSGTYQTAKLIADEYDGRIAVIDSETISVAERLLARTAIQIAREASSLEEAVEAIRDKIRHLYFFGYMDQLEYLKRGGRISPAMNFMANLFSVKAIIYIYNNTFELYKRARGKQKGWMELAKILREKAGIERDSVLFGYTGHSDRYPKEFMRQYPELAVSEENIFPIGPTIGTHAGPGALAVAFFADPDDELGNRTRE from the coding sequence ATGGCCATCCGAATTATTATAGATTCCGCCAGTGACTACACAAAAGAAGAAGCAGAGCGCGAAGGAATGCTTTTCGTGCCCATGGGCGTCGCCTTCGAGGAAGACGCTTATCTTGACGGCGTCAATTTGACCAAAGAAGAATTCTATAACCGGTTGATCGAGCGGGGAGAGAACCCCGTGAGCAGCCAGCCTTCGCCACAGCATCTGATGGAAGCCTTTCAAACCGTTGTGGATGCCGGAGATTACGGCATTCTGCTCACCATGGGAAGCTCTCTCTCGGGGACGTATCAAACGGCAAAATTGATCGCCGACGAGTATGACGGCAGAATCGCCGTCATAGATTCCGAGACCATTTCGGTGGCGGAGCGCCTTTTGGCGCGCACGGCAATTCAAATTGCCCGGGAAGCTTCCTCACTGGAGGAAGCGGTAGAGGCGATTCGCGACAAAATACGCCATCTTTATTTCTTTGGTTACATGGATCAATTGGAATACCTGAAGCGTGGCGGACGCATTTCGCCGGCGATGAACTTTATGGCAAATCTCTTTTCCGTGAAGGCGATTATCTACATTTACAACAATACGTTTGAACTGTATAAACGCGCACGGGGAAAGCAAAAGGGATGGATGGAACTGGCCAAAATTTTGCGCGAAAAAGCGGGAATTGAGCGGGATAGCGTGCTCTTCGGCTATACCGGACACAGCGATCGCTACCCGAAGGAATTTATGCGGCAATATCCCGAGCTTGCCGTTTCGGAAGAGAATATTTTTCCCATCGGCCCCACTATCGGCACCCATGCCGGCCCCGGAGCGCTTGCCGTGGCTTTTTTTGCCGATCCGGATGACGAATTGGGAAATAGAACGCGCGAGTAA
- a CDS encoding nicotinate phosphoribosyltransferase gives MKRSQENLAMLFDFYEMTMANGYFERGLKDTIGYFDLYYRENPDQAGFAVFSGLESVIEYLRNLHFREEDIAFLRSKNIFSDAFLDYLKDMRFSCDVWSVPDGSVVFPNEPLITVRGPMIQTSLIETMLLLLVNHQSLIATKASRIVRAANGRPVMEFGSRRAQGPDAATLGARAAYIAGCVGTADTLSDQRFGVPALGTMAHSWVQLFPSEYEAFKAYAEIYPTNATLLVDTYDTLSSGVPNAIRVFDEVLKPKGLSGGIRLDSGDIAYLSKKARIMLDESGHPEAKIVASNSLDEYRIEDILAQGAKIDSFGVGENLITSKSAPVFGGVYKLVGMEKDGIFEPRIKISENVEKITTPGFKTIHRLYDKATGKALADVITMKEEKIDDQKPYELFHPVYTWKRMTLESFVAREMKERIFSDGRLVYDLPTLEERRDYCAKELDTLWEEYKRFDNPHEYKVDLSLAVWDMKHDLLARTQQRIRP, from the coding sequence ATGAAACGCTCGCAAGAAAATTTGGCCATGCTTTTCGATTTTTATGAAATGACCATGGCGAATGGCTATTTTGAACGCGGTTTAAAGGATACGATCGGCTACTTTGACCTGTATTATCGCGAAAATCCGGATCAGGCGGGGTTTGCCGTTTTTTCCGGTCTGGAATCCGTTATCGAGTATCTGCGAAATTTACATTTTCGCGAAGAGGATATCGCCTTTTTGCGTAGCAAAAATATTTTCAGCGACGCCTTTTTAGATTACCTGAAAGACATGCGTTTTTCCTGTGATGTATGGAGTGTGCCGGACGGCAGTGTGGTCTTTCCCAACGAACCGCTGATCACCGTGCGCGGTCCCATGATCCAAACCAGCCTCATTGAGACGATGCTGCTGTTGCTGGTTAATCATCAGTCGCTGATTGCGACGAAAGCGAGTCGTATCGTGCGGGCGGCCAACGGTCGTCCCGTCATGGAGTTCGGATCCCGTCGTGCGCAAGGTCCGGATGCCGCGACGCTCGGTGCTCGTGCCGCCTATATTGCCGGCTGCGTGGGAACCGCCGACACGCTTTCCGACCAGCGCTTCGGCGTTCCGGCGCTGGGTACCATGGCGCATTCCTGGGTGCAGCTCTTCCCTTCGGAATATGAAGCCTTCAAGGCCTATGCGGAAATTTATCCCACCAATGCCACCCTTTTAGTGGACACCTATGACACCCTTTCCAGCGGCGTTCCCAATGCCATTCGTGTTTTCGATGAAGTCCTGAAACCGAAGGGACTCTCCGGCGGCATCCGCTTGGATTCCGGCGATATCGCCTATCTCAGCAAGAAGGCGCGCATTATGCTGGATGAATCCGGTCATCCGGAGGCGAAAATCGTCGCCTCCAACTCGTTAGATGAATATCGTATTGAGGATATTTTGGCACAGGGCGCGAAAATTGACAGCTTCGGCGTCGGTGAAAATCTCATTACCTCGAAATCGGCGCCGGTGTTCGGTGGGGTCTATAAATTGGTCGGCATGGAAAAGGACGGCATATTTGAGCCGCGCATCAAAATTTCCGAAAACGTGGAAAAAATCACCACGCCGGGCTTCAAAACCATTCACCGTCTTTACGATAAGGCGACCGGCAAGGCTCTGGCCGACGTCATCACGATGAAGGAAGAGAAAATTGACGATCAAAAGCCCTATGAGCTCTTCCATCCCGTCTATACCTGGAAGCGAATGACGTTGGAGAGCTTTGTAGCGCGTGAGATGAAAGAACGCATCTTCTCGGATGGCCGGTTGGTGTACGATCTGCCAACACTGGAAGAGCGCCGTGACTACTGTGCAAAGGAACTGGACACACTTTGGGAAGAATACAAGCGTTTTGATAATCCGCACGAATACAAGGTCGACCTTTCCCTGGCCGTCTGGGATATGAAGCACGATCTTCTCGCACGCACCCAGCAGCGCATCCGCCCGTAA
- a CDS encoding DUF1622 domain-containing protein, whose protein sequence is MSWFHPLLEYTVFGVELIAYVVIATSLVRCLYEVIVVDRCNIRKFHDHETLPDGVAAALEFLMAAEVLKTMVAFQLKDMLLLSMLIALRVFLSYVLRRRRLEKKEGDQNEKN, encoded by the coding sequence ATGAGCTGGTTTCATCCTTTGCTGGAGTACACCGTTTTCGGTGTAGAATTAATAGCGTATGTGGTAATTGCTACTTCGCTGGTGCGTTGCCTCTATGAGGTGATTGTCGTCGATCGCTGCAACATCCGTAAGTTTCACGATCACGAGACGCTGCCCGACGGCGTAGCGGCAGCGCTGGAGTTTTTAATGGCGGCGGAAGTGTTAAAAACCATGGTGGCCTTTCAACTCAAGGACATGCTCTTGTTGTCGATGCTTATCGCACTGCGCGTGTTCTTAAGTTATGTATTACGACGTCGCCGCTTGGAAAAGAAAGAAGGAGATCAGAATGAAAAAAATTGA
- a CDS encoding lyase family protein has translation MQEKFVPTSQMRMEKDALGEVPVPETAYWGAQTERSRHHFPTDGGTMPLEVIYALARIKKAAAEVNVMLGVLDERRSALIERVCDEILQGTLDTHFPLSIWQTGSGTQTNMNVNEVIAHRGNALAGENLLHPNDHVNRSQSSNDVFPSAMHIAARELAERRLLPALDALIDAFRRKEEELCAVIKTGRTHLQDATPLTAAQEISAWRVALEENEKAIRKAAEELGALPLGGTAVGTGLNAPKGYDQAMCKALSSQLDLEFTPLQNKFYGLSMKSPLHRFHGALKALAADLNKIANDIRFLSCGPRCGIGEYRIPANEPGSSIMPGKVNPTQVESLTMIALQVMGNDVAVGMAAASGQMQLNTYMPLIIHNVLTSTRLLAGGMDCFRQFLVEGLEADATQMTHLLTQSLMLVTALAPHIGYDAASTIAHTAHERGMTLKEAALESGLVTSEEYDRLVDPAKMV, from the coding sequence ATGCAGGAAAAATTTGTTCCGACGAGCCAAATGCGTATGGAAAAGGACGCACTGGGCGAAGTTCCGGTGCCGGAAACGGCGTATTGGGGCGCACAGACGGAAAGAAGCCGGCACCATTTCCCGACCGATGGGGGAACCATGCCGTTGGAAGTCATTTACGCGTTGGCGCGCATTAAAAAAGCGGCAGCCGAGGTCAACGTAATGCTCGGCGTGCTGGATGAACGGCGTTCCGCACTGATTGAAAGAGTTTGTGACGAAATTCTACAGGGAACCTTGGACACGCATTTTCCACTTTCCATCTGGCAAACCGGAAGCGGCACACAAACCAATATGAATGTGAACGAAGTGATTGCCCATAGGGGGAACGCTTTGGCGGGGGAAAACCTTCTGCATCCCAATGATCATGTGAATCGTTCCCAGAGCTCCAATGACGTGTTTCCGAGCGCCATGCACATCGCCGCACGGGAACTGGCAGAGCGGCGGTTGTTGCCTGCGCTGGATGCGTTAATCGACGCCTTTCGCCGAAAAGAAGAGGAGCTTTGCGCGGTCATTAAAACGGGACGCACGCACTTGCAGGATGCCACGCCGTTAACGGCGGCGCAGGAGATTTCCGCCTGGCGGGTGGCGCTGGAAGAAAATGAAAAAGCCATTCGCAAAGCCGCAGAGGAACTGGGCGCGCTTCCGCTCGGCGGAACGGCCGTCGGTACCGGGTTGAATGCACCGAAAGGATATGATCAAGCGATGTGCAAGGCCCTGTCGTCACAGCTGGACCTGGAATTTACGCCGCTGCAGAACAAGTTTTACGGGCTTTCCATGAAGTCGCCGCTACACCGTTTCCATGGCGCCCTCAAAGCGCTGGCGGCGGATTTGAATAAGATTGCCAACGATATTCGCTTTTTATCCTGCGGGCCGCGTTGCGGCATCGGGGAATATCGCATTCCGGCCAATGAGCCGGGAAGCTCGATCATGCCCGGAAAAGTGAATCCGACCCAGGTCGAGTCGCTGACGATGATCGCTTTGCAGGTCATGGGCAATGATGTGGCGGTGGGCATGGCGGCAGCTTCCGGACAGATGCAGCTGAACACCTACATGCCGCTGATCATTCATAATGTGCTGACGTCGACACGCCTGCTGGCCGGCGGCATGGATTGTTTCCGTCAATTCCTGGTGGAGGGCCTTGAGGCAGATGCGACGCAGATGACGCATCTTCTTACGCAGTCGCTGATGCTGGTGACGGCTCTTGCGCCGCACATCGGTTACGACGCAGCTTCGACCATTGCTCATACCGCCCATGAGCGCGGAATGACGCTAAAGGAAGCGGCACTGGAAAGCGGCTTGGTGACGAGCGAGGAGTATGACCGCCTTGTGGATCCGGCCAAAATGGTGTAG
- a CDS encoding glycosyltransferase family 4 protein, with translation MLTINMVTPGNNVAGQGVGSATNELIHLLETRAHDDLRIQRNTAKKADITHVHTVHPLSYAQMLASKTPVVMHVHFLPDTLEGSIQITPPFDKLFSSYVMQMYKSADELVVVNPYFIDALEEYGLSREVITYMPNVVDSSAFRPARGEHPLIYDRYGIDAEAFNVISVGQVQTRKGVADFLDVAERCPTLQFYWAGGFSFGAFTDGYKDLKGRMENPPENVHFLDIVPRDEMNALYNAMNVLFMPSYAELFPMAVMEAVHAGLPIVLRDLDLYRVIYFTDYLRANDNASFADLLLHLSTDPAFYADAQRSSAKIAQDYSEPSIAEKWVDYYHRIYEKYDGKRGKTFFESK, from the coding sequence ATGCTCACCATCAACATGGTCACCCCCGGTAACAACGTCGCAGGGCAAGGCGTCGGGTCCGCAACCAATGAACTGATTCATCTCTTAGAAACCCGTGCGCATGATGACTTGCGCATTCAACGCAATACGGCAAAAAAGGCCGATATCACCCATGTACACACGGTGCATCCTTTGAGTTACGCCCAGATGCTTGCCTCCAAAACGCCCGTCGTCATGCACGTGCATTTTCTGCCGGATACGCTGGAAGGCAGCATCCAGATTACGCCGCCCTTCGATAAGCTCTTTAGCAGCTATGTTATGCAAATGTATAAAAGCGCTGACGAGCTCGTGGTCGTCAATCCCTACTTTATCGACGCCCTGGAAGAATATGGGCTGTCTCGTGAAGTCATCACCTACATGCCCAATGTGGTGGATTCCTCGGCTTTTCGTCCGGCGCGCGGTGAGCATCCGCTCATCTATGATCGTTACGGCATTGATGCAGAAGCCTTTAACGTGATTTCGGTTGGTCAGGTTCAGACGCGAAAGGGCGTTGCCGATTTTCTGGATGTGGCCGAACGCTGCCCCACGCTGCAGTTTTATTGGGCCGGTGGCTTTTCCTTCGGCGCCTTTACGGACGGCTATAAAGATTTAAAGGGCCGCATGGAAAATCCCCCGGAAAATGTCCATTTTCTGGACATTGTTCCGCGGGATGAGATGAATGCGCTCTATAACGCGATGAATGTGCTGTTTATGCCCTCGTATGCCGAGCTCTTTCCGATGGCGGTCATGGAGGCCGTGCATGCCGGTCTGCCCATTGTGCTGCGCGATTTGGATCTCTATCGTGTCATTTATTTTACGGATTACCTGCGCGCGAACGACAACGCCTCCTTTGCCGATCTTCTGCTTCACTTGTCAACGGATCCTGCCTTCTACGCCGATGCGCAGCGTTCCTCTGCAAAAATTGCGCAGGATTATTCGGAACCTTCCATTGCGGAAAAATGGGTGGACTATTATCACCGCATTTATGAGAAATACGATGGAAAACGCGGCAAGACTTTTTTTGAAAGCAAATAG
- the pta gene encoding phosphate acetyltransferase has protein sequence MTIVQEAAQAIKGKNIRIVYPEGTDARILHAAVRHAKDGIIHPILLGRRERVEELAKQEGVSLEGLEFIDYLNYDHYDEMLAQLLERRKGKIDETKAHSMLKDRNYFGTMLVYMGKADGLVSGADGPTGDTIRPALQIIKTKPDAKLVSGCFIMISPDEKERLLFADSAVNISPSEEELADIAYQTAQTAKLFNIEPNVAMLSFSTYGSASSPEQERMANATAVAKKKYPDLNVDGEMQLDAAWNETVAKKKAPGSTVAGKARVFIFPDLQSGNIGYKIAQRLGNYTALGPLLQGMARPVNDLSRGCSEQDAYEIGIITAFQAMY, from the coding sequence ATGACTATTGTTCAGGAAGCAGCACAAGCGATAAAGGGGAAAAACATCCGCATTGTCTACCCGGAAGGAACGGATGCACGGATTCTGCATGCGGCGGTGCGTCATGCGAAAGACGGCATTATCCATCCGATTCTCTTAGGTAGACGCGAGAGAGTAGAGGAGCTTGCTAAACAAGAGGGCGTTTCGTTAGAGGGCTTGGAATTCATTGATTATCTAAACTATGACCACTACGATGAAATGCTGGCGCAGCTTTTAGAACGCCGAAAAGGAAAAATCGATGAGACGAAAGCACATAGCATGCTGAAGGATCGCAACTATTTCGGCACGATGCTCGTTTACATGGGCAAGGCGGATGGCCTGGTATCCGGTGCGGATGGCCCGACAGGCGACACCATTCGTCCGGCACTGCAAATCATCAAAACGAAGCCGGATGCCAAACTGGTTAGCGGCTGTTTCATTATGATCTCTCCTGACGAGAAAGAGCGTCTGCTCTTTGCGGATTCGGCGGTAAACATTTCGCCGTCGGAAGAAGAGCTGGCGGATATTGCGTATCAAACGGCGCAGACAGCAAAGCTCTTCAATATTGAACCGAATGTGGCGATGCTTTCCTTCTCCACATATGGTTCCGCCAGTTCGCCGGAACAGGAAAGAATGGCCAACGCCACAGCCGTTGCCAAAAAAAAGTATCCGGATCTGAATGTCGACGGGGAAATGCAGTTGGATGCTGCTTGGAATGAAACTGTAGCGAAGAAAAAAGCGCCGGGCTCTACAGTCGCCGGCAAAGCACGCGTCTTCATCTTCCCGGATCTGCAGTCGGGCAATATTGGCTATAAAATTGCGCAACGTTTAGGAAACTATACGGCGCTGGGCCCACTGCTGCAAGGCATGGCGCGTCCGGTAAACGACCTTTCTCGCGGCTGCTCCGAGCAGGATGCATATGAGATCGGCATTATTACAGCTTTTCAGGCGATGTATTGA